Proteins encoded by one window of Swingsia samuiensis:
- a CDS encoding argininosuccinate synthase, with amino-acid sequence MSTHQDVKKVVLAYSGGLDTSVILRWLQKTYNCEVVTFTADLGQGEELEPARKKAEMFGVKEIFVDDLRETFVKDYVFPMFRANTVYEGQYLLGTSIARPLISKRQIEIAEAVGADAVAHGATGKGNDQVRFELSYYALKPDVKVIAPWREWDLTSRTKLLAFAEENQIPVTKDKRGEAPFSVDANLLHSSSEGKILENPAEAPDEIVFQRTISPEAAPDKATEISIDFVEGDPVAINGVAMSPATLLARLNELGRDNGIGRLDIVENRFVGMKSRGIYETPGGTILLAAHRAMESITLDREAAHLKDSIMPRYAELIYNGFWFSPERRMLQALIDTSQHSVTGRVRMKLYKGNVVCVGRESPNSLYDARVVTFEDDEGAYNQQDAQGFIKLNALRLRIGGQIGRRGGAL; translated from the coding sequence ATGAGCACCCATCAGGATGTCAAGAAAGTTGTGCTGGCCTATTCTGGCGGCCTAGACACTTCGGTCATCCTGCGATGGCTGCAAAAAACATATAACTGTGAAGTGGTAACTTTCACAGCGGATCTGGGCCAAGGTGAAGAATTAGAGCCTGCCCGTAAAAAAGCAGAAATGTTTGGCGTTAAGGAGATCTTTGTCGATGATCTACGCGAAACTTTCGTTAAAGACTATGTCTTCCCAATGTTCCGGGCGAACACTGTTTACGAAGGCCAATATCTTCTTGGAACCTCTATTGCTCGTCCCCTAATCTCCAAGCGTCAGATTGAAATTGCTGAAGCTGTTGGAGCAGATGCCGTTGCACACGGTGCCACAGGAAAAGGGAATGATCAGGTCCGCTTTGAGCTCAGCTATTATGCTTTAAAGCCTGATGTAAAGGTCATCGCTCCGTGGCGTGAATGGGATTTGACCTCCCGCACTAAACTTTTGGCCTTTGCTGAAGAAAATCAGATCCCAGTAACCAAAGATAAACGTGGAGAAGCTCCCTTCTCTGTGGATGCGAACCTTCTGCATTCCTCTTCTGAAGGAAAAATTCTGGAAAACCCAGCAGAAGCCCCTGATGAAATTGTCTTCCAACGCACAATTTCTCCAGAAGCGGCTCCAGATAAAGCAACTGAAATTAGCATTGATTTCGTCGAAGGGGACCCTGTAGCAATTAATGGCGTTGCTATGAGCCCCGCCACTCTTCTGGCTCGTCTGAATGAACTTGGACGTGACAACGGAATTGGTCGGTTAGATATCGTTGAGAACCGATTTGTTGGTATGAAATCCCGTGGTATTTACGAAACACCAGGTGGAACCATTCTGCTTGCCGCTCACCGGGCAATGGAAAGCATTACACTTGACCGGGAAGCTGCTCACCTTAAAGACAGCATCATGCCACGCTATGCTGAGTTGATTTATAACGGTTTCTGGTTCTCTCCAGAACGCCGTATGCTGCAAGCTCTTATCGACACAAGCCAACATTCCGTCACAGGCCGTGTCCGTATGAAACTCTATAAAGGCAATGTCGTTTGTGTAGGACGCGAGAGCCCCAATAGCCTTTATGATGCACGCGTTGTCACCTTTGAAGACGATGAAGGCGCCTATAACCAACAAGACGCTCAAGGCTTTATCAAGCTAAATGCTTTGCGTCTGCGGATTGGAGGGCAAATTGGCCGACGTGGTGGTGCGCTTTAA
- a CDS encoding FKBP-type peptidyl-prolyl cis-trans isomerase — translation MKRLFRLTPALALCSLFALTETGCAHDHDAPEISADQFMKKVQSEPGVKTLPDGLAYKVLKSGPKDGDSPHRGSTVMVIYEGRLPDGGIFDSSDQHGNGTYMEMPLDGLVEGWLEALPMMHVGDEWMLYLPPKLAYGNRSMGIIPPNSPLIFKIRLLGVNNGPTAN, via the coding sequence ATGAAACGTTTATTTCGTCTTACCCCTGCATTAGCTCTTTGTAGCCTCTTTGCATTGACAGAAACAGGGTGTGCTCATGATCACGACGCACCCGAAATTTCTGCAGATCAATTCATGAAAAAAGTCCAATCTGAGCCGGGCGTTAAAACTCTTCCAGATGGACTAGCTTATAAAGTGCTTAAGTCTGGCCCCAAGGACGGGGATAGTCCTCACCGTGGATCCACTGTTATGGTGATTTATGAAGGACGTCTTCCAGACGGAGGGATCTTCGACAGTTCTGACCAGCATGGTAATGGCACCTATATGGAAATGCCTCTGGATGGACTTGTAGAAGGCTGGCTTGAAGCTCTTCCTATGATGCACGTTGGAGACGAGTGGATGCTTTACCTTCCACCGAAGCTGGCGTACGGCAATCGTTCTATGGGTATTATTCCTCCAAACAGTCCACTGATATTTAAAATTAGACTGCTTGGTGTCAATAACGGCCCTACAGCAAACTAA
- the rlmN gene encoding 23S rRNA (adenine(2503)-C(2))-methyltransferase RlmN, with amino-acid sequence MTVLKHPDTPPRINSIEADSLNTQERERIHAKSALFAPPEAKLADGRRDLVGLSREELTELLVDIGEKPFRAKQLWHWIYHQGATDFSKMSTIAKPLQTKLAEHFIVGRPSTTLEQTSVDETRKFLFRFRDDQEAETVYIPDRREDRGAVCISSQVGCTLSCTFCHTGTQKLVRNLGSAEIVGQFMAARDSYNEWPSPTGDTPRLLSTIVLMGMGEPLYNYENVAKAMRIIMDGDGIALSRRRITLSTSGVVPMMDRCGDELGINLAISLHAVTNELRDKIVPLNRKYPIEELMAACKRYPAASNSRRITFEYIMLRDVNDSEADARELVRLIKDLPAKVNLIPFNPWPGSDFRPSTKEQLAKFAKIVMDAGFSSPIRTPRGRDILAACGQLKTESERQRKSL; translated from the coding sequence ATGACCGTGCTCAAACATCCCGACACTCCCCCACGTATCAACTCAATTGAAGCTGATTCGCTTAATACTCAAGAACGTGAGCGTATCCACGCGAAATCCGCGTTATTTGCTCCTCCGGAAGCCAAGCTGGCTGATGGCCGGCGTGATCTTGTCGGCCTATCCCGTGAAGAGCTGACAGAACTTCTGGTTGACATTGGAGAGAAGCCTTTCCGGGCCAAACAACTTTGGCACTGGATTTATCATCAAGGGGCCACTGACTTCTCGAAGATGAGCACAATTGCCAAGCCTCTTCAAACAAAGCTTGCAGAACATTTCATTGTCGGCCGCCCCAGCACAACACTGGAACAAACATCCGTCGACGAAACACGCAAATTCCTTTTCCGCTTCCGGGATGATCAGGAAGCAGAAACCGTTTATATCCCCGATCGTCGCGAAGACCGTGGGGCGGTGTGTATTTCATCACAAGTGGGCTGCACGCTTTCCTGTACCTTTTGCCATACGGGAACGCAAAAGCTCGTTCGCAATTTAGGATCGGCTGAAATTGTCGGGCAATTCATGGCCGCACGTGACAGCTATAACGAATGGCCAAGCCCCACGGGGGATACTCCTCGCCTTCTCTCCACAATCGTGTTGATGGGCATGGGCGAACCTCTCTATAATTATGAGAACGTTGCCAAGGCCATGCGCATCATCATGGATGGTGATGGTATTGCCCTCTCCCGGCGCAGAATTACCCTCTCTACCTCAGGCGTTGTTCCTATGATGGATCGCTGTGGAGATGAACTTGGCATTAACCTTGCCATCTCCCTCCATGCTGTCACCAATGAGCTACGGGATAAGATTGTCCCTCTCAACCGTAAGTACCCTATCGAAGAACTGATGGCGGCCTGTAAGCGTTACCCGGCTGCTTCCAACTCTCGGCGCATTACCTTTGAGTACATTATGCTTCGTGATGTGAATGATAGCGAAGCCGATGCACGCGAACTCGTCCGGTTGATTAAAGATTTGCCCGCCAAAGTGAACCTTATCCCCTTCAATCCTTGGCCTGGTTCTGACTTCCGTCCATCCACAAAAGAGCAACTCGCAAAGTTTGCCAAAATTGTTATGGACGCTGGGTTTTCTTCACCTATTCGTACACCACGAGGGCGAGATATTCTGGCTGCATGCGGACAACTCAAAACCGAAAGCGAGCGCCAGCGTAAAAGTCTATAA
- a CDS encoding nuclear transport factor 2 family protein: MSDQKLIPPFDLEAAQAKVRAAEDLWNQQVPQQIAQAYTQDSRWRNRSHFLQGHSAIIHFLMQKWEQEKSYKLIKELWSFQDHRIAVRFAYEWHDVNGRWWRSYGNENWQFNAEGLMEERHASINDVSIESRDRLFLWQGHVRPSDHPGLTDLGL, translated from the coding sequence ATGAGCGATCAAAAACTGATACCGCCTTTTGATTTAGAAGCAGCACAAGCAAAGGTAAGAGCCGCTGAAGATTTATGGAATCAGCAAGTCCCGCAGCAGATTGCTCAAGCCTATACGCAGGATAGCCGCTGGAGGAACAGGAGCCATTTTTTACAGGGCCATTCTGCAATAATTCATTTTTTGATGCAAAAGTGGGAGCAGGAAAAATCGTATAAACTTATTAAAGAGCTATGGTCGTTTCAGGATCATCGTATCGCAGTGCGTTTTGCTTATGAATGGCACGACGTAAACGGGCGTTGGTGGCGATCTTATGGGAATGAAAACTGGCAATTTAATGCGGAAGGTCTCATGGAGGAACGCCATGCAAGTATTAACGATGTGTCAATAGAATCAAGAGACCGCCTCTTTTTATGGCAAGGGCATGTGAGACCGAGTGACCATCCGGGGTTAACGGATCTAGGATTATAA